One segment of Mycoplasma sp. E35C DNA contains the following:
- a CDS encoding Mbov_0401 family ICE element transposase-like protein codes for MLDNAINLQRRFRYNELILEAIKEQIIVNNCVIEKIRKSFNHNISRTQFSNLLKRIYSDPIYNKGSKIALDSFKNLYINVDDTYIKFKVGNNKTKKRRLRLFFFHQGKNENNELINGKYIVILKNHDSLNPVQRAIDNKNETLRLIDKFYTNQAKSLILCSDGAKEFKYLAKALNAKQILDKYHLIHQNLHKAINPTKILYDNVDKSVRKDAYDDIKQCSEKTPELLITTIEKYRQEFLDTNTNSVIAKALSKFKRYVINNLEGIINWQSEDYIYPITEQYIFHKIKSVLGNKNKCYSLKTFMTFI; via the coding sequence TTGCTAGATAACGCAATCAACTTACAACGCAGATTTAGATACAACGAGCTTATACTAGAAGCAATCAAAGAACAGATAATTGTTAATAATTGTGTCATTGAGAAAATAAGAAAGAGTTTTAACCACAACATATCAAGAACGCAGTTTTCAAATCTACTAAAACGGATTTACTCTGACCCTATATATAATAAAGGAAGTAAAATAGCCCTTGATAGTTTTAAGAACTTGTATATTAATGTTGATGATACTTACATAAAATTCAAGGTTGGTAATAATAAAACTAAAAAACGCAGATTGCGATTGTTTTTCTTTCACCAAGGTAAAAATGAAAACAACGAGTTGATTAATGGTAAGTATATTGTTATCTTAAAAAATCACGATAGCTTAAATCCAGTCCAAAGAGCGATTGATAACAAAAACGAGACATTAAGACTAATTGATAAGTTTTATACCAACCAAGCTAAGAGTTTGATACTTTGTTCAGACGGAGCAAAGGAATTTAAGTATTTAGCAAAAGCACTTAACGCAAAGCAGATTTTAGACAAATACCATTTAATTCATCAGAACTTACATAAAGCAATCAATCCAACTAAGATACTTTATGACAATGTTGATAAGAGTGTTAGAAAAGATGCTTATGATGACATTAAGCAATGTTCTGAGAAAACCCCAGAGTTGTTAATAACAACAATTGAAAAATACCGACAAGAATTTTTAGATACCAATACCAACTCTGTGATAGCTAAAGCACTGAGTAAATTTAAAAGGTATGTAATTAATAATCTGGAAGGGATAATCAACTGACAAAGCGAAGATTATATTTATCCAATCACTGAACAATACATCTTTCATAAAATTAAGAGCGTTCTAGGGAATAAAAACAAGTGCTACAGTCTGAAAACTTTTATGACTTTCATATAA